TTCATATAATTTGTGAGAGCCCAATAATAGATTTGTGCTGTTTTTTTCATTCCAATCTCTTTTGCAATAAGATATGCAGCTTTATTAGGAATTCCCGAATTGATATGCACACCACCATTATCTCCATCTTCTGTATCAGGAAGATTTCGATAATTATTCATATGATCAGGTTGGCCATATAAAGTAGGATTGGATAAACTTCTTAATGCATCTCCTGGTATGTTAGGAGTATAAATATCATCTCCTACAACCCAGTCTTGTTCATTAAATTTCCAGTTACCTCCAGATGCAACATTGTATTTATCATAAGTAGAAATCAGTACTCCAAATACGTCTGCTATAGATTCATTTAAAGCGCCTGATTGATTATGATAATAAAGATCTGCACTATGTTGAATGACTCCATGCGTCATTTCATGACCTACAACATCTAAGTCTCCACTAAGATAAGTAAAATTGACTCCATCCCCATCTCCATAAACCATTTCGTTTCCACTCCAAAAAGCATTATTATAATTACGATCATAATGGGTAAAAGAGCGAATTGGCATTTTATTATTGTCTATACTATTTCTATTGAATAAATTTTTATAAAAGTCAACTACTTTATCTGCATAATAATGGGCGCTAACTGAAGCTTTATGATCTTCTAATCCAAAAAAATTAGTACTATTTTCTACTAAGTATCCATATTGCGTTCCATGATTAAGAGTATAGGTAAGAATATTATTGGTTGCTGGATTTACTATATTTTTCATTTGATATAAATTTTTATTGAGATACAAATCTAAATTGCGTTCTTTTCCTTGTACATCTATGCCTGTCCCTGTTGTTGGTCCATCAGATCGAATATTGCTCTCTTTTTGTAGCACTTTTCCTGAGTAAGCTTCTATATAAACATCATAATTTTCTATGGTAGGTTCTAGATAGGAAATATTTACTTTATATACTTCATAATTTTTATTGTCTTGAGTAAATATTATCTTTTCTACAGTTGGAGTATGTCTTAAACTTTTATAATCAAATAAACTTTTTGCAATTTTAACTGCTTGATTTTGTGAAATTTTGTTTTTTCCCAATCGAGTGATAGTTTTATTTTCTTCTAAATTTCCATTTACACTTACGATAATTCCATTTTTATCGAAGTGCACATTTAGTTGATTTCCTTCTGTCTTAACGCCATTGATTACTTGTTGAAATTTAATAAAAGTATCTCCCGTTTTTTCTTTTTTTACTTCAATTGGTTGCAAATCTTTTGATATATCATCAATTTTAAATAAATTTTTATTTTCTTCTAAAAAATTTATTGCTGATTGTTTTCCAGGAGTTTTTTTATAAGAAAGTTTTCCGGAAATAAATATTTGTCCATCTTTTTCCCTTAGTTTTAATTTCCCTTTACTCATAGTATTAAGTTTTTGAATGGTTTTTGTTTTATCTAGATTTAGATTTTTTTGAGTTTGGTTTTTTCCTTCTTGCGTGGGAGCAGAGTTAGAGGTGGTAGTTTTGGTTATTTGGTCTGTATCCTTATTTGCCGCTAATACTGTTAGACTTGTGATAGAAAATAGCATGGAGACAATGATTAGAAGACTCAATACCTTTTTTTTCATTTTACTTTCCTCCTTTTTTTATTTAAAATGTTTTGCTAATTTATAGGTTGCTATGTTTTTTCCATAGAAAGTCCCTCCTTTTTTTTGTAAAATATGTATATTTTATATAATTCTATATTTTTTTCTATTTTCCTTTTTAAAATTGTAAAAAATTACTTTATTTCTATAAATTTGTTATATTATTAAAAAATTCTTATTTTTGAATTAAAAGGTATTCTTATTAAATATTTATATAAAAGAAATGATTGAAACTTTTATTCTCCTTTTTTATTCCTATGAATAGAATGAATTAGTAAGAAATAAAATTGAAAGGAGAAAAGTAAATGGAAATTCATGTAGTACAAT
The Garciella nitratireducens DSM 15102 DNA segment above includes these coding regions:
- a CDS encoding M4 family metallopeptidase, producing the protein MKKKVLSLLIIVSMLFSITSLTVLAANKDTDQITKTTTSNSAPTQEGKNQTQKNLNLDKTKTIQKLNTMSKGKLKLREKDGQIFISGKLSYKKTPGKQSAINFLEENKNLFKIDDISKDLQPIEVKKEKTGDTFIKFQQVINGVKTEGNQLNVHFDKNGIIVSVNGNLEENKTITRLGKNKISQNQAVKIAKSLFDYKSLRHTPTVEKIIFTQDNKNYEVYKVNISYLEPTIENYDVYIEAYSGKVLQKESNIRSDGPTTGTGIDVQGKERNLDLYLNKNLYQMKNIVNPATNNILTYTLNHGTQYGYLVENSTNFFGLEDHKASVSAHYYADKVVDFYKNLFNRNSIDNNKMPIRSFTHYDRNYNNAFWSGNEMVYGDGDGVNFTYLSGDLDVVGHEMTHGVIQHSADLYYHNQSGALNESIADVFGVLISTYDKYNVASGGNWKFNEQDWVVGDDIYTPNIPGDALRSLSNPTLYGQPDHMNNYRNLPDTEDGDNGGVHINSGIPNKAAYLIAKEIGMKKTAQIYYWALTNYM